From the Oryzias latipes chromosome 22, ASM223467v1 genome, one window contains:
- the plekhh1 gene encoding pleckstrin homology domain-containing family H member 1 isoform X2: protein MNEASASRTGEGGLVRRVFAMTDAMKSSAAASAAAPPVDWQKRCVSLEMQLLRFRLQAGKIRELLAEKMQDLEQRVTEADQRADRAEKQIHMMEEKLKSANIQTSECESSLFRKYQDLSSRVQEKEALIQRLEMQLEKQVLARAQEAKIIEEKAAKIKDWVTLKLKEMEEENQQLKTVNLKQTEQILQLQEKLQTLLEKPGSPGVKDASLAPSTTQDEGGTSSIRTMATDLRKSPELVPKSSCLWDFSVHEPLVRGGRSPSSGPELQESPENLTGNLDRDNSSEELNRKFSSQCLHSSSSSSSSSSANEMAHAPSSAGSALRVTPKSPLLSRSPSNKNSFPCLPQPSAPPPGASMTLPKVRTPLTPRDSIQLVKKHRSQPQPGLDRLPHLNVDVHVTAPSSASSTLKSTGTASPFSQLVEETDIDDEPPDSTEGGGWGAHSEVLPQEGVSFAGLSEDLEKEDPEVLKPPTPPLHRFPSWESRIYAVAKAGMRVSEAGRGSGMPQWPVAPPTPLVYKNIKVPVYTTLKGKATQISSTPLPDDESGSEDDSSSLASSRTSILSPDRKGSVPGSPRAVKRGVSVSSFSSESDYAIPPDACSLDSDHSEPEQKVQRTSSYSCESINLEALEKSGYLLKMSSQVKAWKRRWFILRNGEILYYKSPSDVIRKPQGQIELNSSCGLVHGEGAKTFQLITEKKSYFLTADSPNILEEWIRVLQNILKVQACSPVSTATGGKPTMRGWLTKVKHGHSKLVWCSLVGKVFFYYRNQEDKLPLGQLQASEASVQEVDRSCDSDEDYEAGGRGFLSSHCTLVVQPREQSPTYLLIGTKQEKDAWLYHLTVAAGCGANFRVGTEYEQLIGKLLDADGDPDSPLWTSDALSFSKEGLRSPLTTLPSEALQTEALKLFKSCQLFINVLVESPSVDYHTSLAQNALQVCLTHPELQNEMYCQLIKQTHRRTPHNHSLTQCWQLLSLCAALFLPQQHFLWYLREYLQLNADTRTEVGKYAVYCQRSLERTLQNGEREARPSRMEIISILLRNPYHHSLPFSIPVHFMNNTYQVVGFDGSTIVEEFLNTLNQRIAMRKPQLTGFALVTDDPSGKDLEHCLQPTDKICDVISKWEQALKEMHPGKNEGTRIVRLTCKKRLFFRSQVKGETERERLLLAYQVNADVQQGRFPVNKELALEVAALMAKVEHGDLERPGVSASSGSPRPQLLLLQVLERFYPKPYRQHCSAEQLRELSERLAVKWSSLRGCSASECVRIYLTVARKWPLFGAKLFSAKPSPPSLFEQSQVWLAVGEDGLCVLDPTMHTLVSYPYLSVITFGGCRDDFMVVTTQRREPGGGKKIAEKLIFAMPKPKVLELTLLMASYINHLNLSAPPASHQPLSQWDGDSRLFSSTNGPTLL, encoded by the exons ATGAATGAAGCTTCCGCCAGCCGCACCGGGGAGGGGGGGCTCGTCCGAAG AGTCTTCGCCATGACCGACGCCATGAAGAGCAGCGCTGCGGCTTCTGCAGCGGCGCCCCCGGTGGACTGGCAGAAGCGCTGCGTCTCTCTGGAGATGCAGCTGCTGAGGTTCCGGCTGCAGGCGGGAAAGATCCGGGAGCTGCTGGCAGAGAAG ATGCAGGATCTGGAGCAGAGGGTGACGGAGGCTGACCAGAGGGCGGACCGTGCAGAGAAACAG ATCCATatgatggaggagaagctgaagTCTGCAAACATACAGACCAGTGAGTGTGAGAGCTCGCTGTTCAGGAAGTACCAGGACCTGAGCAGCagggtccaggagaaggaggctCTTATCCAGAGGCTGGAGATGCAGCTGGAGAAGCAG GTCTTAGCCAGAGCCCAGGAGGCCAAAATAATCGAGGAGAAGGCTGCAAAGATCAAAGACTGGGTCACCTTGAAGCTTAAAGAG atggaggaggagaaccagcaGCTGAAAACGGTTAACCTGAAGCAGACGGAACAGATCCTGCAGCTGCAAGAGAAACTGCAGA ctcttttGGAGAAACCTGGATCTCCTGGAGTGAAAGATGCTTCTCTGGCTCCCAGCACCACCCAGGATGAGGGAGGGACCTCCAGCATCAGGACCATGGCAACAG ATCTGAGGAAGTCACCAGAATTGGTCCCCAAAAGCTCGTGTCTCTGGGATTTCTCTGTCCATGAGCCTCTGGTTCGTGGAGGACGTTCTCCCAGCAGTGGACCGGAGCTCCAGGAGAGCCCTGAGAACCTGACGGGGAACCTGGACAGAGACAACTCCTCTGAAGAACTCAACAGGAAGTTCTCCTCCCAGTGCcttcactcctcctcctcctcttcatcttcatcctctgctaACGAGATGGCTCATGCACCGAGCTCAGCAGGCTCCGCCCTCAGAGTGACGCCCAAAAGCCCACTTCTGTCCCGCTCCCCATCCAACAAGAACTCCTTTCCCTGCCTCCCCCAGCCATCGGCCCCGCCCCCGGGCGCCAGCATGACGCTGCCCAAAGTGCGGACTCCGCTCACGCCCAGAGACAGCATCCAGCTGGTCAAGAAGCACCGCAGCCAGCCGCAGCCCGGCCTGGACCGACTCCCCCACCTCAACGTGGACGTCCACGTCACGGCGCCGTCCTCCGCCTCCTCCACCCTGAAGAGCACAGGCACCGCCTCCCCTTTCTCTCAGCTCGTGGAAGAAACCGACATTGATGACGAGCCCCCCGACAGCActgagggaggggggtggggggcgcaCTCCGAGGTCCTGCCTCAGGAGGGGGTTTCCTTCGCGGGGCTTTCAGAAGACCTGGAGAAGGAGGATCCAGAGGTTCTGAAGCCGCCAACTCCTCCTCTGCACCGCTTCCCATCCTGG GAGAGCCGGATTTACGCTGTGGCCAAGGCGGGGATGAGGGTGTCGGAGGCGGGACGAG GGTCCGGCATGCCCCAGTGGCCAGTGGCTCCTCCCACCCCGCTCGTTTATAAGAACATCAAGGTTCCGGTCTACACCACACTGAAGGGG AAAGCCACCCAGATCAGCAGCACGCCTCTGCCCGACGACGAGTCCGGCTCAGAGGACGACAGCAGCTCGCTGGCCAGTTCACGCACGTCCATCCTGAGCCCCGACAGGAAAGGCAGCGTTCCCGGAAGCCCCCGCGCCGTCAAGAGAG GCGTGTCCGTGTCATCCTTCAGCTCTGAGAGCGACTACGCCATTCCTCCGGACGCCTGCTCGCTGGACAGCGACCACTCTGAGCCGGAGCAGAAGGTGCAGCGCACCTCCTCGTACTCCTGCGAGAGCATCAACCTT GAGGCTCTGGAAAAGTCCGGCTACCTGCTGAAGATGAGCAGCCAGGTGAAGGCCTGGAAACGTCGCTGGTTCATCCTCAGGAACGGAGAAATCCTCTACTATAAGTCTCCG AGCGACGTGATCCGGAAACCTCAGGGGCAGATTGAGCTGAACTCTTCCTGTGGTTTAGTTCACGGCGAGGGAGCGAAGACTTTTCAG CTGATCACAGAAAAGAAGAGCTACTTTCTGACCGCCGACTCGCCCAACATTCTGGAGGAGTGGATTCGAGTTCTGCAGAACATTCTGAAGGTCCAGGCCTGCAGCCCCGTTTCTACGGCGACCGGCGGGAAGCCCACAATGAGAGGATGGCTcacaaag GTCAAACATGGACACTCAAAGCTGGTCTGGTGTTCTTTGGTTGGAAAAGTGTTCTTCTACTATCGGAACCAGGAAGACAAG CTGCCGCTGGGTCAGCTGCAGGCCTCGGAGGCGTCGGTGCAGGAGGTGGACCGCTCGTGCGACTCGGACGAGGACTACGAGGCGGGCGGGCGAGGGTTCCTGTCCTCCCACTGCACCCTGGTGGTCCAGCCCAGAGAGCAGAGCCCCACATATCTGCTCATCGGCACCAAGCAGGAGAAGGACGCCTGGCTGTACCACCTGACCGTGGCCGCCGGCTGCGGCGCCAACTTCCGCGTGGGCACAGAGTACGAGCAGCTGATTGGGAAGCTGCTGGACGCAGACGGAGACCCGG ACTCGCCGCTGTGGACGAGCGACGCCCTGAGTTTCAGTAAGGAGGGTCTGCGCTCGCCGCTCACCACGCTGCCGTCCGAAGCGCTGCAGACCGAAGCCCTCAAGCTCTTTAAG TCGTGTCAGCTCTTCATCAACGTTCTGGTGGAGTCTCCATCCGTGGACTACCACACCTCGCTGGCCCAGAATGCCTTGCAGGTGTGCCTGACCCACCCGGAGCTGCAGAATGAAATGTACTGCCAGCTGATCAAACAGACGCACCGCCGGACGCCGCACAACCATTCGCTCACGCAG TGCTGGCAGCTGCTGTCCCTGTGCGCGGCGCTGTTCCTCCCCCAGCAGCACTTCCTCTGGTACCTCAGGGAGTACCTGCAGCTCAACGCCGACACCAG gaCTGAGGTGGGGAAGTATGCCGTTTACTGCCAGCGCTCTCTGGAGCGGACGCTGCAGAACGGCGAGCGGGAAGCCAGGCCGTCGCGCATGGAGATCATCTCCATCCTGCTGAGGAACCCGTATCACCACTCGCTGCCGTTCAGCATCCCGGTCCACTTCATGAACAACACGTACCAG GTGGTGGGCTTCGACGGATCCACCATCGTGGAGGAGTTCCTCAACACTCTGAACCAGCGCATCGCCATGAGGAAGCCGCAGCTGACGGGGTTCGCCCTCGTCACCGACGATCCGTCCGGAAAAGACCTGGAGCACTGCCTGCAGCCGACGGACAAG ATCTGTGATGTGATTTCCAAGTGGGAGCAGGCGCTGAAAGAGATGCACCCTGGGAAAAATGAAGGCACGCGGATTGTCCGACTCACCTGCAAAAAGAG gctgTTTTTCAGGTCGCAGGTGAAGGGGGAGACGGAGCGAGAGCGCCTCCTGCTGGCGTACCAGGTGAATGCAGACGTGCAGCAGGGCCGCTTCCCCGTGAACAAAGAGCTGGCTCTGGAGGTGGCGGCCCTCATGGCAAAG GTTGAACACGGGGATCTGGAACGCCCAGGTGTCTCCGCCTCCTCAGGTTCTCCCAGACCTCAGCTGCTTCTTCTGCAGGTTCTGGAGCGGTTCTACCCCAAACCCTACAGGCAGCACTGCAGCGCGGAGCAGCTCAG GGAGCTGTCGGAGCGTCTGGCAGTGAAGTGGTCGTCGCTGCGCGGCTGCAGCGCCTCGGAGTGCGTCCGGATTTACCTGACGGTGGCACGAAAGTGGCCCCTGTTTGGAGCCAAACTCTTCAGTGCAAAG CCttcccccccctcccttttcGAGCAGAGCCAGGTGTGGCTGGCGGTGGGGGAGGACGGGTTGTGTGTGCTGGACCCCACCATG CACACCCTGGTGTCATACCCCTACCTGTCGGTGATCACGTTCGGCGGCTGTCGTGATGATTTCATGGTGGTCACGACTCAGCGGAGGGAACCTGGCGGGGGAAAGAAGATAGCAGAGAAGCTCATCTTTGCGATGCCTAAACCAAAG GTGCTGGAGCTGACGTTACTCATGGCCAGCTACATCAACCATTTGAACCTCAGCGCCCCGCCCGCCTCCCACCAGCCTCTCAGCCAATGGGATGGAGACAGCAGGCTCTTCTCCAGCACCAACGGCCCCACACTGCTGTGA